A part of Solicola gregarius genomic DNA contains:
- a CDS encoding response regulator transcription factor, producing the protein MRVLIVEDEPYLAEAIRDGLRLEAIAADMAADGDSALELLSINAYDIAVLDRDIPGPNGDEVAKQIIASGSGMPILMLTAADRLDDKVTGFELGADDYLTKPFALQELVLRLRALDRRRAYNRPPVHEIAGLRLDPFRREVYRDERYVALTRKQFAVLEVLVAAEGGVVSAEELLERAWDENADPFTNAVRITVSALRKRLGEPWLIATVSGVGYRIDTGPGIEPQGADRG; encoded by the coding sequence ATGCGCGTGTTGATCGTCGAGGACGAGCCCTATCTGGCCGAGGCAATCCGTGATGGGCTGCGCCTCGAGGCGATCGCGGCCGACATGGCCGCCGACGGCGACAGCGCCCTCGAGCTGCTGAGCATCAACGCGTACGACATCGCCGTCCTCGATCGAGACATTCCCGGGCCCAATGGGGACGAGGTCGCCAAGCAGATCATCGCCTCCGGCAGCGGCATGCCGATCCTCATGCTCACCGCCGCGGATCGTCTCGACGACAAGGTCACCGGGTTCGAGCTCGGCGCCGACGACTACCTCACCAAGCCGTTCGCGCTGCAGGAGCTCGTGCTCAGGCTCCGAGCGCTCGACCGCAGGCGCGCGTACAACAGGCCACCCGTGCACGAGATCGCCGGCCTGCGGCTGGACCCGTTTCGTCGCGAGGTCTACCGCGACGAGCGCTACGTAGCGCTCACCCGCAAGCAGTTCGCCGTGCTCGAGGTCCTCGTTGCCGCCGAGGGCGGTGTCGTCAGCGCCGAAGAGCTTCTCGAACGAGCGTGGGACGAGAATGCCGACCCGTTCACCAACGCCGTTCGCATCACGGTCTCGGCACTGCGCAAGCGTCTCGGCGAACCTTGGTTGATCGCCACGGTGTCCGGCGTCGGCTATCGCATCGACACGGGGCCCGGCATCGAGCCCCAGGGAGCGGATCGTGGATAG
- a CDS encoding sensor histidine kinase → MSVRLKLTFSYAGFLMVAGALLLVTVWVFLLRYVPDHQIVVGQGDSDFPARYAPNRSDLQEAFAPRAAEAMAVLLVFGLVGGWVLAGRMLSPLTRITNATRRATSGSLSHRIELEGRKDEFRELADSFDAMLARVEAQVAEQQRFAANASHELRTPLAVMQTMLEVARKDPDHGSGELVERLSVVNARAIDLTEALLVLTRADQRSFTREPVDLSLTAEEAAETLLPLAETHGVTMETSGEIAIASGSRALLLQMTTNLLHNAIVHNLPEGGTVRVGTTARSDAVTLTVENTGRQLTAQQASTLVEPFQRGTERVRTDHAGVGLGLAIVQSIVLAHDGTLTLTPRDAGGLYATVRLPAPPTR, encoded by the coding sequence ATGAGTGTTCGGCTGAAGCTCACCTTCAGCTATGCCGGCTTCCTGATGGTGGCGGGTGCCCTACTGCTCGTCACCGTGTGGGTCTTCCTGCTGCGATACGTACCGGACCATCAGATCGTGGTAGGGCAGGGCGATAGCGACTTTCCCGCGCGCTACGCTCCCAACCGCTCGGACCTTCAGGAGGCATTCGCTCCACGAGCGGCCGAGGCGATGGCGGTTCTACTGGTGTTCGGTCTCGTCGGAGGGTGGGTTCTCGCCGGTCGTATGCTCTCGCCGCTGACCCGCATCACGAACGCGACCCGTCGGGCGACGAGCGGGTCGCTCTCCCATCGGATCGAGCTGGAAGGCCGAAAGGACGAGTTCCGTGAGCTCGCCGACAGCTTCGACGCGATGCTCGCCCGGGTCGAGGCGCAGGTCGCCGAACAGCAGAGGTTCGCGGCCAACGCGTCGCACGAGTTGCGTACTCCACTGGCCGTCATGCAGACGATGCTGGAGGTGGCCCGCAAAGATCCGGATCACGGCAGCGGCGAGCTCGTCGAGCGCCTCAGCGTCGTCAACGCCAGAGCGATCGACCTCACCGAGGCGTTGCTCGTGCTGACCCGCGCCGACCAGCGATCCTTCACCCGAGAGCCCGTCGACCTGTCGCTCACTGCGGAGGAGGCGGCCGAGACGCTGCTACCGCTTGCAGAGACGCATGGCGTCACGATGGAGACCTCCGGCGAGATAGCAATCGCCTCGGGCTCACGCGCGCTACTGCTGCAGATGACGACGAACCTGCTGCACAACGCGATCGTCCACAATCTCCCCGAGGGCGGCACCGTGCGGGTGGGCACGACCGCCCGGTCCGACGCCGTCACGCTCACGGTCGAGAACACCGGCCGGCAGCTCACCGCGCAGCAGGCCTCAACGCTGGTCGAGCCGTTTCAGCGAGGGACCGAACGGGTGCGCACCGACCACGCGGGTGTCGGTCTGGGGCTGGCGATCGTCCAGAGCATCGTCTTGGCGCACGATGGAACGCTCACCCTCACCCCGCGCGACGCAGGCGGGCTGTACGCCACGGTACGTCTGCCCGCCCCACCGACCCGATGA
- a CDS encoding SDR family oxidoreductase, translated as MTEKVVVIVGAGPGVSGSLARIYAQEGCAVGLIGIDPVPLTDLGDELTAMGVDVGHVVADVTDAAAAASAVSQLGERFGRVDVLHFNPSAFREKDPLQLSAEELLADVALGAGALLTVVQAARPFLRDGARVTVTGSMAADKPWNKAASLGVQKAAVRNLVQSLDATLRPDGIRAVSVTVRGTLAADGPFTPDRVAQALRAAAAQDEDSWRSEIPYAG; from the coding sequence ATGACCGAGAAAGTCGTCGTCATCGTCGGTGCGGGGCCAGGAGTCAGCGGGTCCCTTGCCCGTATCTACGCGCAGGAGGGGTGCGCCGTCGGCCTGATCGGAATCGATCCGGTGCCCCTGACCGACTTGGGCGATGAGCTGACCGCGATGGGCGTGGACGTCGGCCACGTCGTTGCGGACGTGACGGACGCAGCCGCCGCGGCGTCTGCGGTCTCGCAGCTCGGCGAGCGGTTCGGCCGCGTCGACGTACTGCACTTCAACCCGAGCGCGTTCCGGGAGAAGGACCCGCTGCAGCTGAGCGCCGAGGAGCTGCTCGCCGACGTCGCACTGGGCGCGGGCGCCCTGCTCACCGTCGTACAAGCAGCGCGTCCGTTCCTGCGCGACGGTGCCCGGGTGACGGTCACCGGGAGCATGGCAGCGGACAAGCCATGGAACAAGGCAGCGTCATTGGGCGTGCAGAAGGCCGCCGTCCGCAACCTGGTGCAGAGCCTCGACGCGACCCTGCGGCCGGACGGGATCCGTGCCGTTTCGGTGACGGTTCGGGGAACCCTGGCTGCCGACGGGCCCTTCACGCCGGATCGGGTGGCGCAGGCGCTGCGCGCGGCCGCCGCGCAGGACGAAGACAGTTGGCGGTCCGAGATTCCGTACGCGGGCTGA
- a CDS encoding cytochrome b, with translation MRLRNGPHGYGLATKLLHWLTFAVVVTQFAVGWTMNPDDALDREDERLDVLEERSEEGGEASEERAEAEIDRREDALDAREDDIAADTFSDLVSGDFLSSGVSGLEWHVLFGLIVLALGVLRVVWRMITPLPPWAEHLAAGERTFESWLEKILLSLLLVVPLTGLFMVAGSTGLLPVHVGAQIALLTAVSLHVSLVLKHTVVRRNRHLARML, from the coding sequence GTGCGCCTGCGTAACGGTCCGCACGGCTACGGGCTGGCGACCAAGCTGCTGCATTGGCTGACGTTCGCGGTGGTCGTGACCCAGTTCGCCGTGGGTTGGACGATGAATCCCGACGACGCTCTGGATCGCGAGGACGAACGTTTGGACGTACTGGAGGAGCGCTCCGAGGAAGGTGGGGAGGCGTCCGAGGAACGAGCGGAGGCCGAGATCGACCGGCGTGAGGACGCGCTCGACGCGCGCGAGGACGACATCGCGGCGGACACGTTCTCGGACCTCGTGTCGGGCGACTTCCTCTCCTCGGGAGTCTCGGGTCTCGAGTGGCACGTGCTGTTTGGACTGATCGTCCTGGCACTCGGCGTGCTACGTGTGGTCTGGCGGATGATCACGCCGCTTCCGCCATGGGCCGAGCATCTTGCGGCGGGCGAACGCACCTTCGAGTCGTGGCTGGAGAAGATCCTGCTGTCGCTGTTGCTCGTGGTGCCGCTCACCGGACTGTTCATGGTGGCCGGTAGCACCGGCTTGCTCCCGGTCCATGTCGGTGCCCAGATCGCATTGCTGACGGCGGTTTCGCTGCATGTGAGCCTGGTTCTCAAGCACACGGTGGTGCGACGAAACCGCCATCTCGCCCGAATGCTCTGA